In one window of Anthonomus grandis grandis chromosome 11, icAntGran1.3, whole genome shotgun sequence DNA:
- the LOC126741907 gene encoding luciferin sulfotransferase-like, with amino-acid sequence MTSIYKIHRESEPPLSSEEIVSKHSKPLDGVFIPKKFLEIQDDVADWKVNEADVWIVSFPKTGTTWTQEMVWLLLNDLNYKAAEQNLIKRSPQLEATCLVRSPYLKYFRPIIPKPIINSLKYVKSQRSPACIKTHLPWNLLPKEIQKGIKKPKIIYISRNPKDTCVSYYHFSRLVKEFDGTLEEFCKLFLAGKVNFAPFWNHVLPFWRRRNDPNVLFLKYEELKSDLPGVVQKTARFLDKSLTQEQTDKLARHLSFDSMKNNQAVNYDWLVKLSQIYKPSDKNNVFMRKGKVGGYKEAMTPDVIEQFDKWTEENTRGTGLTYF; translated from the exons ATGACGTCCATATACAAGATACACCGGGAGAGTGAGCCTCCCTTATCATCGGAAGAAATCGTGAGTAAACATTCGAAACCCCTGGACGGAGTGTTTATCCCTAAAAAATTTCTGGAAATCCAAGATGACGTAGCCGATTGGAAAGTGAACGAGGCCGATGTCTGGATAGTGAGTTTCCCTAAAACTG gtaCAACCTGGACTCAAGAAATGGTCTGGCTACTGTTGAATGACTTAAATTATAAGGCGGCCGAAcagaatttaattaaacgttCTCCACAACTAGA GGCTACTTGCTTGGTACGATCGCCTTATCTCAAGTACTTCCGCCCAATTATACCAAAACCAATTATAAACTccttaaaatatgttaaaagccAAAGAAGCCCTGCTTGCATAAAAACGCATCTGCCCTGGAATTTATTACCCAAGGAAATTCAGAAGGGTATTAAGAAACCTAAG attaTATATATTTCCCGAAACCCTAAAGATACTTGTGTCTCCTACTACCATTTTTCGCGCTTAGTCAAAGAGTTCGATGGCACTTTGGAGGAGTTCTGCAAACTGTTTTTAGCTGGAAAAG taaattttgcaCCTTTCTGGAACCACGTCTTACCATTCTGGAGACGTCGCAATGACCCCAACGTCCTTTTCCTAAAATACGAAGAGCTGAAGTCGGACTTGCCGGGTGTGGTCCAGAAAACTGCCAGATTCTTGGACAAAAGTCTCACCCAGGAGCAAACTGATAAACTGGCAAGGCATTTAAGCTTTGACAGCATGAAAAATAATCAAGCTGTGAACTACGATTGGTTGGTGAAATTATCGCAGATCTACAAACCGTCggataaaaataacgtttttatgaGAAAAGGGAAGGTGGGAGGGTACAAGGAAGCCATGACACCCGATGTGATCGAACAGTTTGACAAATGGACGGAAGAGAACACCAGAGGCACCGGactaacttatttttaa
- the LOC126741905 gene encoding uncharacterized protein LOC126741905 isoform X1 has translation MNNRILTTLLVTLTLLQSSLQNVEDNKIDTEALKDIAKEVLKKNKLGNIGGIVEGLLQNGDAKQLVDGVLANLGKENSGQLLETLGSLLSSSEAGKEVPKKSTGQKKSNGEANPLELLSTLGSLVGAMQDNGNGEGKPGALLQGLGSLLAGGQGNGEAGAALLQGLGSLLAPQDVKKKENENSAGALLQGLGSLLGAGAGNQGGGALLQGLGALLGGSQGNGDGGLNPELIGNVLSMFADSSKSKKPKKVQGEKAKPKVKQQFQAKNHNTQDQKSTGLDKRNNVKNEKIGGIDIDFIFDNFSLFVKLAKAYVGPQYETFFNRIDDAMDVYHEIMDKTKKPDYQKLIPKLIKLYKAYNEYIKPKSAQKKTQEDSLDLDSLMNIASTFLGQTNDSGKEKASFMDYLPMIMNTLNAFTGNEAKERADSHSSHTWAMPPVLERIHIYFDNFMSSDMGKQLLGYLKEQQAFKQFLDKNGNFDYEKFESLIENHSFRRYWIRQLTIKLVDLLKLMSDKKIQDQYVNMGVTFSNSYLQSAGFPKKALIDLKNPAASLTEFANYASAKYLDASLDTKPYVEPIVLYSKELLSMAQASISSTKVSKELTEKLTDTINMEIIEPITRVNRAYRFAKSEPKCDKYVFCLINQDESNEDASLPNVRKALYKGFSLIAGWFLSSHTGTSYWDLYGVLMEDDSCKTYYNDSCKGFYHEEVKATTEYVHVEL, from the exons ATGAATAACCGAATATTAACAACCCTATTGGTCACTCTCACCCTGTTACAATCTTCCTTGCAAAACGTCGAAGACAACAAGATAGATACGGAAGCCCTAAAGGATATCGCCAAAGaggttctgaagaaaaacaaattgGGAAACATCGGTGGAATC GTGGAGGGTCTACTGCAAAACGGCGATGCGAAACAACTTGTCGACGGTGTACTGGCGAATTTAGGAAAAGAAAACTCCGGGCAACTACTGGAAACTTTGGGAAGTTTGCTGAGTAGCAGCGAGGCGGGCAAGGAAGTACCTAAAAAGTCCACGGGTCAGAAAAAGTCCAACG GTGAAGCAAATCCTTTGGAACTACTGTCAACCTTAGGATCCCTAGTAGGGGCCATGCAGGACAATGGAAACGGTGAAGGGAAACCAGGAGCCCTACTACAAGGATTAGGTTCCTTATTAGCTGGAGGCCAAG GTAATGGAGAGGCTGGTGCTGCTCTCCTGCAAGGCTTAGGATCCCTGTTAGCACCTCAAGATGtcaagaaaaaagaaaatgagaatAGTGCAGGTGCTCTTCTACAAGGTTTAGGCTCCCTATTAGGGGCTGGGGCAGGCAACCAAG GTGGTGGTGCTCTGCTGCAAGGTCTTGGCGCTCTATTAGGTGGTTCCCAAGGTAATGGTGATGGTGGACTTAATCCTGAATTAATTGGGAACGTCTTGAGTATGTTTGCTGATAGTTCGAAGTCGAAGAAGCCCAAGAAGGTGCAGGGTGAGAAGGCGAAACCGAAGGTGAAGCAG CAATTTCAGGCTAAGAACCATAACACTCAGGACCAAAAGTCAACCGGCTTAGATAAAAGAAATAAcgtcaaaaatgaaaaaattggtGGAATCGACATAGACTTCATTTTTGATAATTTCTCTTTGTTTGTCAAATTGGCCAAGGCCTATGTGGGGCCTCAGTATGAA ACCTTTTTTAATCGCATCGATGACGCCATGGACGTTTACCACGAGATCATGGATAAAACTAAAAAGCCTGATTATCAAAAACTCATCCcgaaactaattaaattatataaggCATATAACGAGTATATCAAACCAAAATCG gccCAAAAAAAGACCCAAGAAGACTCACTCGACCTGGACAGCTTAATGAACATCGCCAGCACCTTTTTAGGACAAACAAACGATTCTGGCAAAGAAAAGGCGAGCTTCATGGATTACTTGCCGATGATTATGAATACTTTGAACGCCTTTACAG gAAACGAGGCGAAAGAGCGTGCAGATAGTCATTCGAGCCACACCTGGGCCATGCCACCAGTGCTCGAGAGGattcacatttattttgataactTTATGAGTTCTGACATGGGGAAGCAACTGCTGGGGTATCTGAAGGAACAGCAagcatttaaa CAATTTCTTGATAAAAATGGCAACTTTGACTACGAAAAGTTCGAGAGTCTCATCGAAAACCACTCGTTCAGGAGATACTGGATTCGGCAACTCACTATTAAGCTCGTTGACCTATTGAAGCTTATGTCAGATAAGAAAATTCAGGATCA ATATGTCAATATGGGGGTTACGTTCAGTAACTCATACCTCCAATCAGCTGGTTTTCCCAAGAAGGCTTTAATTGATCTGAAAAACCCCGCCGCGTCCTTAACTGAATTTGCCAATTATGCTTCGGCGAAATATCTGGATGCCTCTCTGGATACTAAACCTTATGTGGAACCAATCGTTCTATATTCCAAa GAGCTTCTAAGTATGGCACAAGCATCGATATCATCCACGAAAGTTTCCAAAGAACTCACAGAGAAATTGACTGATACAATTAACATGGAGATAATTGAGCCCATTACGAGAGTAAATCGGGCTTATAGGTTTGCCAAGTCTGAACCTAAGTGTGACAA GTACGTATTTTGCCTTATTAACCAAGACGAGTCAAACGAGGACGCAAGCTTACCAAACGTCAGAAAAGCCCTTTATAAGGGCTTCAGCCTAATAGCCGGATGGTTCTTAAGTTCCCACACGGGAACATCATACTGGGACTTATATGGGGTACTTATGGAAGACGATAGCTGTAAa aCTTACTACAATGATTCCTGCAAGGGCTTTTACCATGAAGAAGTGAAAGCAACGACTGAATATGTTCACGTagaattataa
- the LOC126741905 gene encoding uncharacterized protein LOC126741905 isoform X2, which translates to MNNRILTTLLVTLTLLQSSLQNVEDNKIDTEALKDIAKEVLKKNKLGNIGGIVEGLLQNGDAKQLVDGVLANLGKENSGQLLETLGSLLSSSEAGKEVPKKSTGQKKSNGEANPLELLSTLGSLVGAMQDNGNGEGKPGALLQGLGSLLAGGQGNGEAGAALLQGLGSLLAPQDVKKKENENSAGALLQGLGSLLGAGAGNQGGGALLQGLGALLGGSQGNGDGGLNPELIGNVLSMFADSSKSKKPKKVQGEKAKPKVKQAKNHNTQDQKSTGLDKRNNVKNEKIGGIDIDFIFDNFSLFVKLAKAYVGPQYETFFNRIDDAMDVYHEIMDKTKKPDYQKLIPKLIKLYKAYNEYIKPKSAQKKTQEDSLDLDSLMNIASTFLGQTNDSGKEKASFMDYLPMIMNTLNAFTGNEAKERADSHSSHTWAMPPVLERIHIYFDNFMSSDMGKQLLGYLKEQQAFKQFLDKNGNFDYEKFESLIENHSFRRYWIRQLTIKLVDLLKLMSDKKIQDQYVNMGVTFSNSYLQSAGFPKKALIDLKNPAASLTEFANYASAKYLDASLDTKPYVEPIVLYSKELLSMAQASISSTKVSKELTEKLTDTINMEIIEPITRVNRAYRFAKSEPKCDKYVFCLINQDESNEDASLPNVRKALYKGFSLIAGWFLSSHTGTSYWDLYGVLMEDDSCKTYYNDSCKGFYHEEVKATTEYVHVEL; encoded by the exons ATGAATAACCGAATATTAACAACCCTATTGGTCACTCTCACCCTGTTACAATCTTCCTTGCAAAACGTCGAAGACAACAAGATAGATACGGAAGCCCTAAAGGATATCGCCAAAGaggttctgaagaaaaacaaattgGGAAACATCGGTGGAATC GTGGAGGGTCTACTGCAAAACGGCGATGCGAAACAACTTGTCGACGGTGTACTGGCGAATTTAGGAAAAGAAAACTCCGGGCAACTACTGGAAACTTTGGGAAGTTTGCTGAGTAGCAGCGAGGCGGGCAAGGAAGTACCTAAAAAGTCCACGGGTCAGAAAAAGTCCAACG GTGAAGCAAATCCTTTGGAACTACTGTCAACCTTAGGATCCCTAGTAGGGGCCATGCAGGACAATGGAAACGGTGAAGGGAAACCAGGAGCCCTACTACAAGGATTAGGTTCCTTATTAGCTGGAGGCCAAG GTAATGGAGAGGCTGGTGCTGCTCTCCTGCAAGGCTTAGGATCCCTGTTAGCACCTCAAGATGtcaagaaaaaagaaaatgagaatAGTGCAGGTGCTCTTCTACAAGGTTTAGGCTCCCTATTAGGGGCTGGGGCAGGCAACCAAG GTGGTGGTGCTCTGCTGCAAGGTCTTGGCGCTCTATTAGGTGGTTCCCAAGGTAATGGTGATGGTGGACTTAATCCTGAATTAATTGGGAACGTCTTGAGTATGTTTGCTGATAGTTCGAAGTCGAAGAAGCCCAAGAAGGTGCAGGGTGAGAAGGCGAAACCGAAGGTGAAGCAG GCTAAGAACCATAACACTCAGGACCAAAAGTCAACCGGCTTAGATAAAAGAAATAAcgtcaaaaatgaaaaaattggtGGAATCGACATAGACTTCATTTTTGATAATTTCTCTTTGTTTGTCAAATTGGCCAAGGCCTATGTGGGGCCTCAGTATGAA ACCTTTTTTAATCGCATCGATGACGCCATGGACGTTTACCACGAGATCATGGATAAAACTAAAAAGCCTGATTATCAAAAACTCATCCcgaaactaattaaattatataaggCATATAACGAGTATATCAAACCAAAATCG gccCAAAAAAAGACCCAAGAAGACTCACTCGACCTGGACAGCTTAATGAACATCGCCAGCACCTTTTTAGGACAAACAAACGATTCTGGCAAAGAAAAGGCGAGCTTCATGGATTACTTGCCGATGATTATGAATACTTTGAACGCCTTTACAG gAAACGAGGCGAAAGAGCGTGCAGATAGTCATTCGAGCCACACCTGGGCCATGCCACCAGTGCTCGAGAGGattcacatttattttgataactTTATGAGTTCTGACATGGGGAAGCAACTGCTGGGGTATCTGAAGGAACAGCAagcatttaaa CAATTTCTTGATAAAAATGGCAACTTTGACTACGAAAAGTTCGAGAGTCTCATCGAAAACCACTCGTTCAGGAGATACTGGATTCGGCAACTCACTATTAAGCTCGTTGACCTATTGAAGCTTATGTCAGATAAGAAAATTCAGGATCA ATATGTCAATATGGGGGTTACGTTCAGTAACTCATACCTCCAATCAGCTGGTTTTCCCAAGAAGGCTTTAATTGATCTGAAAAACCCCGCCGCGTCCTTAACTGAATTTGCCAATTATGCTTCGGCGAAATATCTGGATGCCTCTCTGGATACTAAACCTTATGTGGAACCAATCGTTCTATATTCCAAa GAGCTTCTAAGTATGGCACAAGCATCGATATCATCCACGAAAGTTTCCAAAGAACTCACAGAGAAATTGACTGATACAATTAACATGGAGATAATTGAGCCCATTACGAGAGTAAATCGGGCTTATAGGTTTGCCAAGTCTGAACCTAAGTGTGACAA GTACGTATTTTGCCTTATTAACCAAGACGAGTCAAACGAGGACGCAAGCTTACCAAACGTCAGAAAAGCCCTTTATAAGGGCTTCAGCCTAATAGCCGGATGGTTCTTAAGTTCCCACACGGGAACATCATACTGGGACTTATATGGGGTACTTATGGAAGACGATAGCTGTAAa aCTTACTACAATGATTCCTGCAAGGGCTTTTACCATGAAGAAGTGAAAGCAACGACTGAATATGTTCACGTagaattataa
- the LOC126741905 gene encoding uncharacterized protein LOC126741905 isoform X3 — protein sequence MNNRILTTLLVTLTLLQSSLQNVEDNKIDTEALKDIAKEVLKKNKLGNIGGIVEGLLQNGDAKQLVDGVLANLGKENSGQLLETLGSLLSSSEAGKEVPKKSTGQKKSNGEANPLELLSTLGSLVGAMQDNGNGEGKPGALLQGLGSLLAGGQGNGEAGAALLQGLGSLLAPQDVKKKENENSAGALLQGLGSLLGAGAGNQGGGALLQGLGALLGGSQGNGDGGLNPELIGNVLSMFADSSKSKKPKKVQGEKAKPKVKQAQKKTQEDSLDLDSLMNIASTFLGQTNDSGKEKASFMDYLPMIMNTLNAFTGNEAKERADSHSSHTWAMPPVLERIHIYFDNFMSSDMGKQLLGYLKEQQAFKQFLDKNGNFDYEKFESLIENHSFRRYWIRQLTIKLVDLLKLMSDKKIQDQYVNMGVTFSNSYLQSAGFPKKALIDLKNPAASLTEFANYASAKYLDASLDTKPYVEPIVLYSKELLSMAQASISSTKVSKELTEKLTDTINMEIIEPITRVNRAYRFAKSEPKCDKYVFCLINQDESNEDASLPNVRKALYKGFSLIAGWFLSSHTGTSYWDLYGVLMEDDSCKTYYNDSCKGFYHEEVKATTEYVHVEL from the exons ATGAATAACCGAATATTAACAACCCTATTGGTCACTCTCACCCTGTTACAATCTTCCTTGCAAAACGTCGAAGACAACAAGATAGATACGGAAGCCCTAAAGGATATCGCCAAAGaggttctgaagaaaaacaaattgGGAAACATCGGTGGAATC GTGGAGGGTCTACTGCAAAACGGCGATGCGAAACAACTTGTCGACGGTGTACTGGCGAATTTAGGAAAAGAAAACTCCGGGCAACTACTGGAAACTTTGGGAAGTTTGCTGAGTAGCAGCGAGGCGGGCAAGGAAGTACCTAAAAAGTCCACGGGTCAGAAAAAGTCCAACG GTGAAGCAAATCCTTTGGAACTACTGTCAACCTTAGGATCCCTAGTAGGGGCCATGCAGGACAATGGAAACGGTGAAGGGAAACCAGGAGCCCTACTACAAGGATTAGGTTCCTTATTAGCTGGAGGCCAAG GTAATGGAGAGGCTGGTGCTGCTCTCCTGCAAGGCTTAGGATCCCTGTTAGCACCTCAAGATGtcaagaaaaaagaaaatgagaatAGTGCAGGTGCTCTTCTACAAGGTTTAGGCTCCCTATTAGGGGCTGGGGCAGGCAACCAAG GTGGTGGTGCTCTGCTGCAAGGTCTTGGCGCTCTATTAGGTGGTTCCCAAGGTAATGGTGATGGTGGACTTAATCCTGAATTAATTGGGAACGTCTTGAGTATGTTTGCTGATAGTTCGAAGTCGAAGAAGCCCAAGAAGGTGCAGGGTGAGAAGGCGAAACCGAAGGTGAAGCAG gccCAAAAAAAGACCCAAGAAGACTCACTCGACCTGGACAGCTTAATGAACATCGCCAGCACCTTTTTAGGACAAACAAACGATTCTGGCAAAGAAAAGGCGAGCTTCATGGATTACTTGCCGATGATTATGAATACTTTGAACGCCTTTACAG gAAACGAGGCGAAAGAGCGTGCAGATAGTCATTCGAGCCACACCTGGGCCATGCCACCAGTGCTCGAGAGGattcacatttattttgataactTTATGAGTTCTGACATGGGGAAGCAACTGCTGGGGTATCTGAAGGAACAGCAagcatttaaa CAATTTCTTGATAAAAATGGCAACTTTGACTACGAAAAGTTCGAGAGTCTCATCGAAAACCACTCGTTCAGGAGATACTGGATTCGGCAACTCACTATTAAGCTCGTTGACCTATTGAAGCTTATGTCAGATAAGAAAATTCAGGATCA ATATGTCAATATGGGGGTTACGTTCAGTAACTCATACCTCCAATCAGCTGGTTTTCCCAAGAAGGCTTTAATTGATCTGAAAAACCCCGCCGCGTCCTTAACTGAATTTGCCAATTATGCTTCGGCGAAATATCTGGATGCCTCTCTGGATACTAAACCTTATGTGGAACCAATCGTTCTATATTCCAAa GAGCTTCTAAGTATGGCACAAGCATCGATATCATCCACGAAAGTTTCCAAAGAACTCACAGAGAAATTGACTGATACAATTAACATGGAGATAATTGAGCCCATTACGAGAGTAAATCGGGCTTATAGGTTTGCCAAGTCTGAACCTAAGTGTGACAA GTACGTATTTTGCCTTATTAACCAAGACGAGTCAAACGAGGACGCAAGCTTACCAAACGTCAGAAAAGCCCTTTATAAGGGCTTCAGCCTAATAGCCGGATGGTTCTTAAGTTCCCACACGGGAACATCATACTGGGACTTATATGGGGTACTTATGGAAGACGATAGCTGTAAa aCTTACTACAATGATTCCTGCAAGGGCTTTTACCATGAAGAAGTGAAAGCAACGACTGAATATGTTCACGTagaattataa